Part of the Acidobacteriota bacterium genome, CCAACTGCTTCTGGTGGTTCGACTCCAAGTTCGAGCCGGATCCGGTGGACCCCACGCCGTTCTATCCCGGCCCGGGCTACCCGGCACCCAACGACGGCTATTCGCTGGTGCAGTCCTACGAGGTGCAGGGCGCCTGGGACGACCACGACACCAACAACGTGATGCCGTTCGTTGATTCTCTGGCCCTGTACTGCAATACCAACCCGCCGGGAACCGGCAGGAGCGGCACGAACATCTTTGACCTCGAACAGGGAGCGCGGGACTGGCTCACGAAGACGGGCCTGACTTCCCTCTTCACCATTGAGGTCTTCCCGGTGGATGACGTTACCGACCACGGTTTCGAGTACATTCGGGAGGAGGTCCTGAGAAGCCAGGATGTGATTCTCCTGATCGGGTTCTACGAAGAGTTCCCGGGCGAGCCGCCGTACTGCGAGCGCATCGGCGGCCACTACGTGACCGTGGCCGGGACGTGCACCGATGTGATTGACTCGGCACTGTGCATCTCCGACCCGTTCTTCGACAACAACGAGGCCGTGGCCCATGCGGCGAGCCTGCACAACGACGCGGCGCTGGTTTCCGGCCCGCACGGTACCATACACCACGACAGGTATGATGTTGGCGTGGTCAATTGCATGATGATGGTGCCGCCGCTGTTCCAGCTGGAGTTGCTGGGCTATCCCGTCAATCCCGTCAATGTTGTGCCGTTTATCGGCATGAACGATATTAACGACATGACTCCGATGGACCCGACGGGCGCGCCGATCCACGCCATCATTGAATATGCAGTTGTCATTTGCCCGGTTGATTTACCGCCTGAGCCGACGCTTGGCAAGGTGAAGCACAACATCGACGGCTACAAGCCCGGTGACGGGAACCCCGTCGGCACCTACTGGAATGAGCTGTGGCCGAACTTCAACGAACCCTGGCAGCTCACCAGCTGGGTGGACAACGGCGACGGCGTGCTGAGCTACTGCGATACGATCGATTTCACGCACACGGCTACTGGCATGAAGATCTGGGAGCACGTCGAGAAGGTGACGCCCACGATCGGGCTGAATGAACCTACCGGCGGTCCGGTCATCTACTATCTGGAAGCCCTCGATCCGAACCCGAATATCGATCCCATCACCGATCCGGTCGGCAGTTGGTGGCACGAGGTGTGGCCGATCTACTGTACGCCCTGGAAGATCACCGACTGGACTGATAATGGCAACGGGTACCTGGACTACGGCGACAACGTAGTAATCACTCCTATGCAAGGCGATCCGGTAGGGTTGCTTGTCTATGAAGTGCAAACTGATATTATCACCACGCCGCTGCCGACGCCGGGAGACGAGTATGACCACAATCTGGACGGGTACCTGCCATCCGACGGTAACCCGACCGATCGTGTTTGGCACGAACTCTGGCCGAACTACTGCGATCTCTGGTATGTCGCGGAGTGGCGGGACAACGGTGATAAGATACTCAGCTTCTGCGACACTCTTAAGTTCGCGAGCCAGCAGATTCCGGACTCGGTCATCTGGAAGCACGTCGAGGAAGTCACGCTTACGGTCAAGCTCGCGTTCGGTGAGGATACGACGTACATGGACTACATGTGCGGCAACCCGATGGCCGCGCCCATCGGGAGTCCTGTCATCTTTACCTACTGGTTGCAGGTCTACCCGCACACGCTCACGCGGTATATGGCCACAGGCTGGGGTGACAATGGCAGCGGCGTCCTTGACTCATGTGATAACCTGGGGCTGATGGCGATTGACGGTCCGGATTCAGGCACCGTCACGATGTATCACGTCGAAGGCACACAGACGGACATCGTGACCACGTACGTGGACATGGAGCCTGAGGTCGACACCTGTGACTACTACAAGTCGCCGTACGAGGACTATGCGCCCAACGGTATGCCGGACTTCGATCAGAAGCAGGATGCCTGGGTGGATGTGCCCGGCGGCAAATGGACGCACTGCGGCCCGGTGGCCCTGGCCAACTGCTTCTGGTGGTTTGACTCGAAGTTCGAGCCGGATCCGGTCGATCCCACACCCTTCTGGCCCGGTCCGGGCAACCCGCCGGCCAACGACGGCTATCCGTTGGTAACGTCGTACGATCCGACGGGCGGATGGGACGATCACGATACCAACAACGTGATGCCGTTTATTGACTCGCTGGCCGCGTACTGCAGTACCAATCTGATGGGTGGTCCGTGGGGCACGTTCATTTACGACCTGGCAGACGGTGCCAATAACTGGCTGATCGCGCACGGTCTGGACCAGGAGTATACGATCACTCTGGTGCCCAACCCGACGTACCCCGACATCCAGGAGCAGGTCCTGATGAGCCAGGACGTGATCCTGCTGCTGGGATTCTGGCAGCTTGACTCACCGGAACCGGGGCAGTGCTGCCGCTTCGGCGGACACTACGTGACGGTGGCCGGTGTCTGCAGGACCGACCCGGCTATCTGCATATCCGACCCGTTCTACAACATGCAGGAGGGCGAACCGCCGGTCGGCAGTTCCCACGGGGCGAGTCTGCACAACGATGCCTGGTACGTTTCGGCTCCGCACGGCACGATTCACCACGACAAGTACTACGTCGGCCCGCCGCTCATGCCGTGCCCGATGGCTGCACCGCCCGCGCTCGAGGTCTACGGCTATCCGACGGTGTTGCCGGATATCCTTACGTTCTACAACCAGAACGCGGTTGATCCGGGTACGCCCATGTGTCCGTTGCAGACCGGAGAATTCCAGACGCTGGTGGAGTATGCCATCGTGATCTGCCCGGCTGACACCTGCGCCGGCCAGTTGCCCGGTGACGCCAACACCGACGGAGTCATAAACTCGGATGACATCACCTTCCTGACGGATCTGTTCGAGAACGACGGGCCTGATCCGAATCCGAAGGCCAACGGCGATCCCAACGGTGACTGCCTGGTCAACTACGCTGACATCGACTTCCTGACTACTTACCTGTACCTCGGAGGCCCTGAACCGGTCGAGTGCACCTGTGTCGATCCGCGTATCACCTGCTGTTACCAGCTCACCGGTAACATCGACTGTGATGCGGCGGAAATCGTCGACATCGGTGACCTGACGGCGCTGATCCGTTACCTCTTCATCCCGCCCATTCCGACGCTGTGTTGCCCGGAGGAGGCGAATGTTGACGGTGATGCGGCAGGGATTATAGACATCGGCGACCTGACGGGGCTGATTGCCTACCTGTTCATCTCGCCGAATCCGCTTCCGGAGCACTGCTTGTAGGCGGTCAGCACCGCGTGATGCGATCACGCATCGAATGAAACCGACCCGGCCCCTTAGCAAAAGGGGCCGGGTTTTTTTAATGATGGGCGGGCCGGTGTATACCGGTGGAGGGGAGCCGGCTGTCGTCGTCGACGGTCGCCGCTGCTCTTGTACTCGTGGCCGAAAGGTGTTAGAATGCAGGTGGCCGTCAGTACGTGAACCGCTCTTTCAGGTGGCGTCCAGCTTATGTGTGATTATTTGATCAATCCCCATCGTCGCGCTGAACCGGACTTCGATTCGGACATAGTCTCGGCCTTCGAGAGCCGCGACATCTTTCCGTTTCACCAGGCTCTTCCGGGCTATGCGCCGACGCCGTTGCTGTCGCTGCCGACCCTGGCCGGGCGGCTCGGCTTGAGACGGGTTCTCGTCAAGGATGAATCGCACCGCCTCGGGCTGTCCGCCTTCAAGGTGCTGGGTGCGTCGTACGCGATATACCGCTTCCTGAAACGCCGGTCTGAGGCGGCCACGGGAAAACCGTTCGAGATAGCTGACTTTTTCCGGCGGGATCAGGCCGCGCGAGGGAACTCTGTCACCTTTTGTACGGCTACGGACGGCAACCACGGCCGGGCGGTGGCATGGACCGCGAAATTGGTAGGGCAGAGGGCGGTCATCTACATGCCCCGAGGCAGCGTTCGCGCGAGAGTGGAGAGTATCGAGAAGGAAAACGCAAAGGTTTTCATCGTGGACGGCAATTATGACGACGCGGTGAAACAGGCGGCCGCTGACGCCGACCTCAACGGCTGGCAGATAATCTCCGACACCGCCTACCCCGGCTACATGGAGATTCCCGCATGGGTCCAGGCCGGTTACACGACGTTGTTCCGGGAAATCGACGAGAGCCTTGCCGGAAGTCCGGCCGTGGAAACAGACGTTGTCTTCATTCAGTCCGGCGTCGGCAGCCTGGCGGCGGCGGCAGCGTGGCACAACGTCCGGGGCCGGTCAGGTCGCAGACCCGGGCTGGTGAACGTCGAACCATCCGCGGCGGACTGCCTGTTGGCGTCGGCTCGTTCATCGTCCGGCGACGTCCGCTCGACCACCGGCAGTCGGGACACCATTATGGCGGGCCTGAACTGCGGCACGCCCTCGCTTGTTGCCTGGCCGGTGGTGAAACAGGTCGTGGACGTATTCATGTCCATTCCGGATCGGTTTAGCAAGCGGGCCATGCGGACGTTCTACCACCCGGGTCGATCGGACGAACGCATCGAGTCGGGCGAATCCGGCGCCGCCGGTCTTGGCGCCCTGCTGGCGCTCTGTGAAGCCGCTTCGCTGGCGCCCGCCCGCGAGGCGCTCGGTCTCGGCAGTGACAGCACCATTCTGCTCATCAACACCGAGGGCGCGACCGACCCGGTCAATTTCCGCAAGGTCGTCAATGTCGATTAACTCCCCACCGTAAACACCGATAACTTACACCAGGCGGGGTTCAGTCGTGCGCGGGCGTCGAGACATTTCGACCTTGCCATGCCGGGAAGTCATGTTATATTGAAAGGCGTACATACCCGCCACTTCAGGAGAGATTCATGCGCCGCAAAGCACACCTTGTCTGCCTGCTCGTCTTCCTGCTGGCCTTTGCCGCCCTTGTACGGGCCGGAAACCTGAACAACCAGCAGGCGCGAGTGTATTTCGACACCAAGCAGCAGTATGTTGATCTGCTCGGGCTGCACCTTGACGTCGCGACCCGTGGTGACGACTACTTTGACGTGATTACCAATCCCGACGAACTGGCCCGCCTGGACTCGCTCGGGTTTCGGACGGAGATCATCCACGAGGACCTGGCGCAGTTCTACCGCTCACGCATGTTCATGCGGCCGACCGACATGGGCGGCTATAAGACGCTCGACGAGGTCTACGCTGCTCTCGATGCGATAATCGCCGACCACCCGGGTATCGTTTCGGCGAGGCAGAGTATCGGCAAAACGATTGAAATGCGCGACATGTGGGCGGTCAAGATCTCCGACAATCCGGATGTCGACGAGGACGAGCCGGAAATTTTTTTCTCGGGCGCCATTCATGCCCGTGAGGTAATCACGCCGGAGCTTCTGCTGTATTACATGGACTACCTGACGGACAACTACGGGTCGATCACGGAGGTGACCGACCTTGTGGACGAACGCGAAATCTGGTTCGTCCTGGTGATCAATCCCGACGGTTACTACCACAATGAAGTGATAGAGCCTGACGGCGGCGGCATGTGGCGCAAGAACCGTCGCTACAACGGTGACGGTACGTACGGGGTGGACCTCAACCGGAATTTCGGCTATAACTGGGGCTATGACGACATCGGCTCGTCGCCCTACACATCCGATGAGATATACCGTGGCAGCGATCCGTTCTCCGAACCCGAGACGCAGAACATGAGGGACTTCATCGAAAGCCGCCACTTCGTGATCAGCATCTACTATCACTCCTTCTCCAATCTTGTCGTCTGGCCCTGGTCGTACGACCAGTTTCTTACGCCGGATAACGATCTTTTCGATGCCATGGCGGATTCCATTCAGGCGCATAACGGTTACGCGGCCCTTCCCGGCTGGGCCTTCTACCCGGTTAACGGTGACAGCGACGACTGGGGGTACGGAGAGCAGATGACCAAGGACAGGGTCTTTTCCATGACCATTGAGGTGGGCGGCGATGACGACGGTTTCTGGCCGCCGTTGTACCGTGTTCCCGAGTTGGTGCAGGAAAACCTCGAGCCGAACCTGTTCCTGACGCGGGTTGCCGGGTCGGTCTACCGGTTGCGTGCTCCGGCGACGCCGCAGATCGTGCTGCCTGAAACGGTGGACAGCGCGGGTTATGACGTTGCCTGGACGTTCTCCGACACCCTGAACCCGGCGGTGGCGTTCGAATTGACCGAGTTGCAGGGCTACCAGCGGGTTCTTGACGAAGCCGTCGATTTCGCGCGCTGGGAGGACGACGGGTTTGAGATATCCGGCGTGCGGAGTCACTCCCCTGGGGCGAGCTTTTACTCCACGCGCGGGAACCTGCTCCTGAACGACCTTCGTTCAAAGTATCCGTGCACCGTCCAGCCGGGCGACACGCTGAGGTTCTGGACGTGGTACGATATTGAAACCAACTGGGACTATGCCTACGTCGGTGTCTCCACGGACGGCGCGGAGTTCATCACCATCCCGGGCAACCTGACGACAACGTATGATCCTTACGGCAGCAACGCGGGCCACGGCATTACCGGCTCCTCGAGCGGCTGGGTCCAGGCCGTCTTCGACCTGGCGGCCTTTGTCGGGCAGGACGTGTACTTTCGTTTCTCATACGTGACGGACGGCTACGTCTCCGAAGAGGGCATCTATATTGACGACGTATACCCTGCCGTTGAGTTTGCGGTGGGAAACGTCATATCGTCCACGCTATCTGACACCCCGTATCATTTCTCGGACAAACCCGTCGGTACCTACTACTACCGGCTGCGGGCGCAGGATGCCGAGGACCAGTGGAGCCTTCCGTCACCCCTGGCCGGTACGATCGTCACCAGCGGCGCCGTCTGCTTCGATTCCGACGGTGACGGTTTCGGCGATCCCGATCATCCCGAGAACGAATGCCCGGTCGACAATTGCCCGGACGTCTTCAATCCTGACCAGACCGACAGTGACCTTGACGGTCTGGGTGACTCCTGCGATACTATCTTCGCCGGAGACCTTGACGTGGACGGCGTTACCAGCACGGTGGCCGACCTGGTCGTGGCCAATCACTATTTCCTGAGCGGACTATCGGCTTTTGCGGTAGACCCGCCCACTCAGATTGCACAGTTTGACGTCAACTGCGACGGCGCGACCCTTTCGACTGCCGATCTCTACACCCTGACCGATATCGTCATGGGCGACGTCGAGCCCTGCTACGAAGGCCTCTTCAGACATGAACCGGGGGCACTTCCGTGGTATGCGTCTAAGGATGCCGCCATCGCGCTCCCGGATCAGGACTCCACGTACGAGATAGTGGTGGATAGCGTGATCGTACCGGAGACCGACACGGCGCGTGTCGCCGTTCGTTTCCATGGCGGCTCGGAGGCCTTTCTGGCCTTTCAGTTCAATCTCGAGTACTCCACCCGTCATCTGGAACTGCTTGACGCCACTCTGGACGAGGATTACAGCGAGTGGAACTGGTTCGAGCATCGCACCCGCGTGATCGGCGACAGCGCCAGAACGACAATTGCGGGCGTGGCCTGGAGCTTTAGCGGTTCGAGTCAGCCCGGTCAGAGCCAGACGATGTCGACCGACAGCGCCGCTCTCGTATGGCTGACGTTCCACCTTCTCAGAACCGACACCGCCTTCGTCATGACCGTTAAGTTTGTCTGGGAACGCTGCGGTGACAACACGCTGGCCGTCGGCACCCTCGACCCGATCACTCCCTCGCTGACCCTGGAACGCCTGGCCGTCTCCAGGAACGTGTACGATTTCTTCTCCACGGACATTACCGGTCAGCCGACTTACGGCGGATGCGGCGATGAGTGCCTGGCCGGCTGGCTGGGTGCCGTCCCGACCCGCCTTATCGACTTCCGCACCGGCTACGTGAGGTATCTGGGCACCTGCTGTTACCGTATGTCCGGCAACGTCGACTGCGATCCCGACGACATCGTCGACATCGGCGACCTGACCAGGCTTATCGACTATCTCTTTATCAGCGAGGAACCGCTGTGCTGTCCGGATGAGGCCAACTGCGACGGCGACTTTGCAGGAGTGGTGGATATCGGCGACCTGACCCGGCTGATCAGCTACCTGTTCATATCGGGTGACCCCCTGTATTTCTGCCAGTGAAGCCGCTTCCCGGCTTCTCAAAGGCCGGGGCGAATCCGGCCGGTCGGGCTGCCCCGGCCGGCCTTCTTTTTTGCCCGCTGTGTGACCTCTGCCTTCCATAACGCCTGATTGTCAAGCCAATTGCCGGACCCCGGCAACGTGGCGTCATCACATCTGAAAAAAAACAGCCGCTCCCTAAGAAAAAAGTTGCAACACGACTATTTCCATCCTATTTTGACGCAGGGAATGGGTTGACATTGCATCTAGGTAGGCTCAGAAGTTTATGGGCCGCACCGTGGGTATTACTCCTGGTTCTCTGGGCGGTATCTTATCCGGCCGCCCAGGACGTCATGCCCCGCTGCGTTACGCTCAGTTGGACGGCTCCCGGCGATGACGGCGACGTCGGGACGGCCGCTCTGTATGATATCCGTTATTCCACCTCTTACCTGACCGAGGCAAACTGGGCTTCCGCCGCCCGGGCGCTGTATGTCCCAACGCCGGAGCCGGCCGGGACCCGCCAGTGGGTCACCGTTACCAACCTTGAGCCTGCCACTACCTACTATATTGCGCTTAAGACGGCCGATGAGCGCATGAATTGGTCGGAGATGTCGAACGTTGTGGCCAGGACCACGCCGCCGGACATCTGCGTGGGCGAGGTCGGCAACGCCGACTGCGACCCCGAGGAGAAGATCGATATCGGTGACCTCACCACGCTCATCAGGTACCTCTTTATCGAGCGGGAATCGGCCTGCATCTGCCTGACCGAGGCCAACATCGACGGCGACCCTGACGGCGTGGTGGACATCTTCGACCTGACCCTGTTGATAGGCGTTCTCTTCACCAGTGACCCCTACCTGCCACCGTGCCCTTAGGGCGCACGACGCTCTGCTTCCATCGCCTGTCCTGTGAGCAGTAGCAGGGCAGAACCTCCTGGCGGTTCCGCCAACTTGCCGCTGACAGAATATGCTACAATTTCCATCGCGTTTCTGTCGATTCTCTTTCCATACTCTTCTCCAACTCATTGTGTCACATCTGGTGCGCGTGCTTCGTCCTTTCCTAACGTGTTCGGGGTCAAGGTAATAGGTGGACAACCGGGTAGGTTGCGCTTGCGGGCCGGTCTCATCTCCGCCCGGCAGCGGGGATCCGGTCGCGGGGCAGACATGGTGTGTGGGCCGCTTTGTGATAACTGAGCAGCGAGAGAGAATCCCGACGGAACGGATTTTTCGCTTGACACAGCATGGGCAGTGAAGTATACATTTAAGCATCGGGGGTCGGCGA contains:
- a CDS encoding dockerin type I domain-containing protein; the protein is MKARVILIALCVVVLLALGTAADPQQPQRAEPTATFTVTSTADDGTAGTLRWAINSANSTTGSDMINFAIPGTGPHYIYPINQLPPLTDPAGVAINGLTQTGASLGTTPPSTVVLKIVINGSNAGPAHGLWVQSNNNLIIALGIEAFEYDGIRIEGIMEASSNIVQGCFIGTDVTGYADKGNGRATSSLWAGVHILNQPGGTAVQNIVNYSLISGNWSDGVWIEGPKQPGDVGFNSVHDCYIGTDIRGNSAIQNDHEGVCLCEGAHDNLIQDNVISGNGWDGVGIQGYSNEQYPAPPIHSHSNSITRNLIGLDVNRNPLGNGMHGVAIGEYGPGQFGFAPSNTVDLNEIAYNGTDGVAVWEDLYDNTNCDGNKITQNSIHNNGGLGIDLQNDGVTLNDPGDLDDKGNEEMNFPVITGASFSGGTTTITGTYEASMTTVEVFKAQLDPTGYGEGEIYLGDAVLDGGGGWTLSTTALAAGDFVTATATDGANNTSEFCADVQVTSSVVDWDCIDNPPDGKTAGGDETEPNDQCTDADYAACETAYCGDITDGDEDWWVVTLPEDACYCLHVRVFGDDTPNQYAYGGGLNPALTVYADDCTTQLFSNLDHNGTFPDAEGQDSQYDCQDPGNCYLPGTTLYLKITSEQATHGPYLLVINCDICECPEEPADTCEYYKGPYEDYAPVGMPDFDQKQDAWTSPVTGGWSHCGPVALANCFWWFDSKFEPDPVDPTPFYPGPGYPAPNDGYSLVQSYEVQGAWDDHDTNNVMPFVDSLALYCNTNPPGTGRSGTNIFDLEQGARDWLTKTGLTSLFTIEVFPVDDVTDHGFEYIREEVLRSQDVILLIGFYEEFPGEPPYCERIGGHYVTVAGTCTDVIDSALCISDPFFDNNEAVAHAASLHNDAALVSGPHGTIHHDRYDVGVVNCMMMVPPLFQLELLGYPVNPVNVVPFIGMNDINDMTPMDPTGAPIHAIIEYAVVICPVDLPPEPTLGKVKHNIDGYKPGDGNPVGTYWNELWPNFNEPWQLTSWVDNGDGVLSYCDTIDFTHTATGMKIWEHVEKVTPTIGLNEPTGGPVIYYLEALDPNPNIDPITDPVGSWWHEVWPIYCTPWKITDWTDNGNGYLDYGDNVVITPMQGDPVGLLVYEVQTDIITTPLPTPGDEYDHNLDGYLPSDGNPTDRVWHELWPNYCDLWYVAEWRDNGDKILSFCDTLKFASQQIPDSVIWKHVEEVTLTVKLAFGEDTTYMDYMCGNPMAAPIGSPVIFTYWLQVYPHTLTRYMATGWGDNGSGVLDSCDNLGLMAIDGPDSGTVTMYHVEGTQTDIVTTYVDMEPEVDTCDYYKSPYEDYAPNGMPDFDQKQDAWVDVPGGKWTHCGPVALANCFWWFDSKFEPDPVDPTPFWPGPGNPPANDGYPLVTSYDPTGGWDDHDTNNVMPFIDSLAAYCSTNLMGGPWGTFIYDLADGANNWLIAHGLDQEYTITLVPNPTYPDIQEQVLMSQDVILLLGFWQLDSPEPGQCCRFGGHYVTVAGVCRTDPAICISDPFYNMQEGEPPVGSSHGASLHNDAWYVSAPHGTIHHDKYYVGPPLMPCPMAAPPALEVYGYPTVLPDILTFYNQNAVDPGTPMCPLQTGEFQTLVEYAIVICPADTCAGQLPGDANTDGVINSDDITFLTDLFENDGPDPNPKANGDPNGDCLVNYADIDFLTTYLYLGGPEPVECTCVDPRITCCYQLTGNIDCDAAEIVDIGDLTALIRYLFIPPIPTLCCPEEANVDGDAAGIIDIGDLTGLIAYLFISPNPLPEHCL
- a CDS encoding diaminopropionate ammonia-lyase, translating into MCDYLINPHRRAEPDFDSDIVSAFESRDIFPFHQALPGYAPTPLLSLPTLAGRLGLRRVLVKDESHRLGLSAFKVLGASYAIYRFLKRRSEAATGKPFEIADFFRRDQAARGNSVTFCTATDGNHGRAVAWTAKLVGQRAVIYMPRGSVRARVESIEKENAKVFIVDGNYDDAVKQAAADADLNGWQIISDTAYPGYMEIPAWVQAGYTTLFREIDESLAGSPAVETDVVFIQSGVGSLAAAAAWHNVRGRSGRRPGLVNVEPSAADCLLASARSSSGDVRSTTGSRDTIMAGLNCGTPSLVAWPVVKQVVDVFMSIPDRFSKRAMRTFYHPGRSDERIESGESGAAGLGALLALCEAASLAPAREALGLGSDSTILLINTEGATDPVNFRKVVNVD
- a CDS encoding M14 family zinc carboxypeptidase; translation: MRRKAHLVCLLVFLLAFAALVRAGNLNNQQARVYFDTKQQYVDLLGLHLDVATRGDDYFDVITNPDELARLDSLGFRTEIIHEDLAQFYRSRMFMRPTDMGGYKTLDEVYAALDAIIADHPGIVSARQSIGKTIEMRDMWAVKISDNPDVDEDEPEIFFSGAIHAREVITPELLLYYMDYLTDNYGSITEVTDLVDEREIWFVLVINPDGYYHNEVIEPDGGGMWRKNRRYNGDGTYGVDLNRNFGYNWGYDDIGSSPYTSDEIYRGSDPFSEPETQNMRDFIESRHFVISIYYHSFSNLVVWPWSYDQFLTPDNDLFDAMADSIQAHNGYAALPGWAFYPVNGDSDDWGYGEQMTKDRVFSMTIEVGGDDDGFWPPLYRVPELVQENLEPNLFLTRVAGSVYRLRAPATPQIVLPETVDSAGYDVAWTFSDTLNPAVAFELTELQGYQRVLDEAVDFARWEDDGFEISGVRSHSPGASFYSTRGNLLLNDLRSKYPCTVQPGDTLRFWTWYDIETNWDYAYVGVSTDGAEFITIPGNLTTTYDPYGSNAGHGITGSSSGWVQAVFDLAAFVGQDVYFRFSYVTDGYVSEEGIYIDDVYPAVEFAVGNVISSTLSDTPYHFSDKPVGTYYYRLRAQDAEDQWSLPSPLAGTIVTSGAVCFDSDGDGFGDPDHPENECPVDNCPDVFNPDQTDSDLDGLGDSCDTIFAGDLDVDGVTSTVADLVVANHYFLSGLSAFAVDPPTQIAQFDVNCDGATLSTADLYTLTDIVMGDVEPCYEGLFRHEPGALPWYASKDAAIALPDQDSTYEIVVDSVIVPETDTARVAVRFHGGSEAFLAFQFNLEYSTRHLELLDATLDEDYSEWNWFEHRTRVIGDSARTTIAGVAWSFSGSSQPGQSQTMSTDSAALVWLTFHLLRTDTAFVMTVKFVWERCGDNTLAVGTLDPITPSLTLERLAVSRNVYDFFSTDITGQPTYGGCGDECLAGWLGAVPTRLIDFRTGYVRYLGTCCYRMSGNVDCDPDDIVDIGDLTRLIDYLFISEEPLCCPDEANCDGDFAGVVDIGDLTRLISYLFISGDPLYFCQ
- a CDS encoding fibronectin type III domain-containing protein, which encodes MPRCVTLSWTAPGDDGDVGTAALYDIRYSTSYLTEANWASAARALYVPTPEPAGTRQWVTVTNLEPATTYYIALKTADERMNWSEMSNVVARTTPPDICVGEVGNADCDPEEKIDIGDLTTLIRYLFIERESACICLTEANIDGDPDGVVDIFDLTLLIGVLFTSDPYLPPCP